From the Ralstonia wenshanensis genome, the window GGTCGCGATGGCGGCTTTTCACATGCCCACTATATGCGAGAGCCCCCTTATTCTCGAAATGCGAATAAGTACGGGGGACTTGTGCACGGAACAATGTATTGAAGTCTTCTTACCTGATAATCACTATTATCAGGAAATAATTTATGAGTGAAGGTTTCTATCTAGGTTAAACAGGTATGAAACGCGACGACTGGGCATGGGCTGTGCCAGCTACACGACGCTATCAAGTGCCCAGGGATGAAGCCGCCGCAGCAAGGGAAACCCGGCCGGTTGGAGTTCAGGCGCTATCTACTTAGGTAGATGTGTAGCTATATATCTACCATGCTGTTGCTCCAGACCATCGTGCAGTATCAGAGGTCGAGAGTGTCGCATCCCGACGGCGGGACTCAGAAACAAGTTACAGTTGGTTAACACAAATAAAAAGGGAGGCGAGTTGGAATGTGGTCAGACAATGAAACGACCGTCGACTACCTGAATTTCGGCGTTGTAGCGGATGCGTGCGCGAAGCTACTCCAACAGGCGGAAGGGACGCCAATTTCCATCGGTGTCTCTGGTGGCTGGGGCGCTGGAAAGACCTCGCTGGTCAGGATGATTGAGGGCCGTCTAAAACTGGCCGACACGCCGGGCACGAACACTTACGTCATCGTCACGTTCAATCCTTGGCTCTACCAGGATTTCGAGAGCGCCCGTGGCGCACTGTTGCAGCTCGTTGGCGACGAAGTTCTGCGGCTCGCGGCCAAGAACGAGTCATTACTGAAGAAAGCAAAGCGACTCGTTAAACGCATCAACTTGCTTCGGTTGGCGCAATTGGGCGGTGAGGCAGCCGCGACTCTGTATACGGGCGTTCCGGTCGGTAGCATCGGTCGAGCTGTCCTGAAAGTTAGCGGATTTCTGGGGCTCGGTGACGACACCGATGCTGACGAGGGGGAGGAGGAGAAAACGGCTGACAAGAAAGACGCCGATGCCCTGCTCAAGCCCGCCGAGCCAGTCTCGTTGCCCAACGAGATTCAGGCATTCCGCGACGCGCTCGAAGAACTGCTTGAGGAGTTGAAGGTCACTCTGGTCGTCTTCGTGGACGACCTGGACCGCTGCCTCCCCCAAACCGCCATCTCCACTCTGGAGTCGATTCGCCTCCTTCTTTTCCTCAAGCGCAGCGCGTTTGTTGTCGCTGCCGACAACGAGTTCATTCGCGGGGCGGTGCGAGTGCACTTTGAGGGCACGGGAATCTCGGGCGAAGTCGCAACGAATTACTTCGATAAGCTTATCCAGGTTCCACTGCACGTTCCACGACTTGGGACCAACGAAGCCAAGGCATACCTGGCCCTTTTGCTGATGGAGCGCGCGCATGCTGATGGCCACTTCGACAAGGCCGGATTTGACGCTGCAAAGGAAGCCATTCCGAAACGCTTGCAGACGAGTTGGAAGGGCGATGCAGTTACGTCCGAGTTCTTACAAAGCCTCGTAGGGCTGAGTAACACGCGCTTGCTTGATTTGATGCAGTTGGCCGAAGGCTTGGCACCGCTACTAACCCAGTCGAGTGTGGTCAATGCGAACCCTCGCCTGATGAAGCGGTTCCTGAACACTGTCTACCTCCGGTCCGCCTTGGCCGCTCCGCAAGGCATCGACCTTGACATCCCGGCTCTTGCGAAATGGCACCTTGTTGAACGATGCGACGAGACATTGGCCAACGCCTTGGCGGCACGTGTTACGTCCGGCTCTGATGGGCGATTGCCTGTCTTGCAAGAGGCGGAAGCGGCGGCGGCTGACGGCAAAGCCCTTCCTGAGCCGTTCAAGGATGACCACCCATTTGCGCGCGAGTGGCTACAACTCAAGCCGCCCCTGGGGGAAGTTGACCTTCGCCCATTGCTTCACCTGAGCCGGGACACGGCCACTCGTGACTTTGGCGCAGACAACATGACCGATGAAGGTCGAGCGTTGCGGGATGCGCTCCTTACAGCAACGGCATCGAACGCGCCGCTCACGGAGGCTATTCGAGCCGCAGGCGCCATCCAGGCGGGCCTCGCGATGGGTAAAGCCTGGCAATTGAAAGCCGGAAAACGAACGTGGCGCGCCGGCGAAGACGTCGTACCGCTCGTCGAGACCTGCAAGGTCTTCCCCGAACTGGCCAGCCAGGCATCGGCACTCTTGGCTGAAGCGCCGGTGGCTAAGGTCGGCCCTGGCATCATTCCCACGCTGCATTCACAACCCTGGACCCGTCCAACCCTCGACAAGTGGGAAACGGACCCCTCGGTCGAACAGCGCACTAAGGCGGCCATCCAGCAGGCGAAAAAAGGAGGCAGGTAAGTGGGGACTTCGACCTCGAGCTCCGGCGGGAAAGCAGGCTCGCCGTTTGACCCGGAGTGGCTAACGCCGGAGGCGGCGCCGGCCGGCGCCGGGGATAATGCGCCTGCCGATGGCGATGAAGACGGTGGTGACCAGCAGGAGCCAGCCAACTCAGGCAACGAAGCGGGAGCTGGCGAACAAGCCGCAGAAGGCGAACAGGCCACCACAGAGGCGGTCTTCGCGCCGAACCGCAGGTTCGCTGACGCGCGCTCCAAGATGTCTGCGGCCCTTGGCGGCGGTGGACGCGAATCGCTACGTGCTGCGGCCAGGAGCATGGTTACGAAGGGCATGGGCGGTGCGCGCCGGGCCGCTTCCACTATGCGGGGTACGGCTCAAGGCGCAGGTGCCCTTGGCCAGTTCTTGGCGTCGGCTCGCGACGGGTCTGACCCGCGGGTTGTCGACTGGGTAAACCGGACACGGCTGGCAAACCTCGCTGCTGACGACCTCATTTTAGAGTTGGTCAAGGAGGTCATGCCTGACACGGGCAGCGTGGACGACGAATCACTGCGCAACGCCGCAGCTGAGGCGCTCGGGCTGCTATATGAGCTGAATCCTGACATTGACATCCTCAACCTCACTGACGGGCAGATTCACGACGTGATGGCAATCACTATCGCCAACGATGTTTGCAATCGGATGGACCTGCAGCTCGGCCAGACCTATGAGCGCCTGAAACACAATCCGCAACAAGTCCAGCTCTTTCGGAAGGACGTAAAAGAGTACGTGCAATCGGAAGTTCGCGTCGTCATGGAGCGGCTCGGTGGTGCGGGGCTCGACCCGAAGCGGCTCGCGCGTGATGTCCTGCAGTCAGCCATGGAGGTGTTTGCTTCATGACGAAGGTACTGTGCACGTCTGTTGACCGCTTACCTGCGACCCTCGAAGACGGCGAGCGCGCGTTCACGCTGTTTAAGAGCGCTAAGCGCGCCGGTGTTGGAACTATCGCGCAAGGCTGGCGCGGCTCATTAAAGCGCAAGGGATTCGCGCCGAGCCCTCAGGCCTGGGATTTCGTGCAGTTCTGTTTGTCGGTCTGTGCGGCCGACCTTTGCTGTTTGCGGAATAGCAGCGCGGACGGCTGGACGCGAACCATCGACCTCACGGTTGCATTGCACGAACCCTTGTTGTGGGAGCCCTGGAAGGCTCACGCTCAGGACATGTTGAAGGTTTTGACCGGTGATTACTGGACGCTCCACTTCGTGGAGGGCGGTGTTGCCCCTCCGAACGGAAAGCCCCAGCCGCTTGCTCATGACTGCATCTGTCTCCTGTCTGGCGGACTCGACAGCCTCATTGGTGGCATCGACTTAGTGTCGGAAGGACGTCGACCGGCATTTGTCTCGCAGCTGGCTCACGAGGATTCCGACCGGCAACGCCGTTACGCGACGCTCTTGGGCGGCGGTGCTACCCACATGCAGTGGAGCCACGGCATCAGCTTTACCGGTAGCCGTGAACCGTCGACCCGTGGACGGTCGCTGGCGTTTTACGGGTTCGCCGTAGTGGCAGCGTCCAAGATTACCGGTCAGCCGGTCCAGGTGCTCGTCCCCGAGAATGGCTTCATATGCGTCAATCCACCTCTCGTGCCCGGACGCGTCGCAAGCCTCAGCACGCGGACCACACATCCGCTGTTTATCGCGAAGCTTCAGGAGCTTCTCGACGGTCTGGGCATCGGCGTGCAGCTCGAGTTGCCGTATCGATTTAAAACGAAGGGCCAGATGCTTCGTGAGTGCGCGGACCAGAATTTGCTTAGCACTGTCGCCTCCAACTCGACAAGCTGCGGGCGTTTCCGTACTTACAACCGCACACACTGTGGCCGCTGTGTTCCCTGCATGATTCGCCGGGCTGCTTTCCTCGCGTGGGGCCCGGGCCGCGACACGACAAACTACGCTTACCCGTCGCTGGCAGGTTCCGACAAGTCGAGCGGTCCAGACGACCCCATGGCGGCAGCTCTGGCCGTTTTGTCGGTTCGCGAACAAGGTTTGGACCGTTTTCTTGGCGCTACCTTAGCGTTCGCTTCATCGGATGAGCGCAACTCTTATCGGCAGGTCCTCCGGGCGGGTCTCGGAGAACTCGAGGCGTTACTCCAAGCGGACGGGTTGCTGTGATGGACTTCCACTGTCATCTCGACCTGTACCCTGGAGCACGGGAGGTCTATCGAGAGGCCGCTCGACGCAATGAGTTCACCTGGCTGGTGACCACAAGTCCCAAGGCGTTCGCGGCCACGTCACGAGCGCTGGAGCCGTTGCCCTCGGTTCTCATTACCCCGGGTCTCCACCCCGAAATTGCCCACGAGCGCGCGGCAGAATTAGGCTTGCTGCTCGAGCAGATTGAGGGAGTAGATGCAGTTGGTGAGGTGGGCCTGGATGGGTCCCCCCGCTTTAAAGCTCACTACGAAGTCCAACGCAGGATTTTTAGCGCGGTCATTGCTCGCTGCGAGGAGCTCGGGGGCAGAACCCTCAGCATCCATTCACGCCGCGCAGTCAGGGGAATCTTGGCCGAGTTCGAGCGGCATCCGAATTTCGGAACGGCCGTTATGCACTGGTTCTCGGGAAACATGGCTGAGCTCAAGGCTGCGGCGGCTTACGGGTGCTGGTTCAGTATTGGTCCGGCGATGTTTGACTCCGCGAATGGCCGTGCCTTGGCTGCGGCCATGCCACGCAACCGCGTCGTACCTGAGAGCGATGGTCCCTTTGCCAAGGTTGCAGGCAAGCCTGTCATGCCTTGGAGTGCATTCCTGACCGCAGAGGGTCTTGCTCCGTTGTGGGGTATATCGCCCGACGAAGCGGCCGAAACGCTTGCAGAAAACGGCCGGGAACTTCTACGCCTGATGGGCCGGCGTTAGGGAAATACACCGCCAACCTTGTGTATTCCGGGCAGTCGGGCAGCAACATGATTTTCAATGCTCACACTGCACGCTGCCACTTGCGCGATGCATTGCTAGAGCATTGAGAGGAGGCCGTCCAGGCAGCCGATAACCGTCCGGGAGGACGGTCGCACCCGAAGGGCGACGGAGGCCTCTCGGCCGCAGTCGCAGGCCGGCGCCCACGCCGGTCTGTGCACTTCAGGGGGAGCCGCGAACAGGGCGCACCGCCAGGTGCGAGGTGCCCCAGCACCGACCTGTTCGTGGGGGAACGACAGTTCCCCGGCCCCGACCGCGGTCGGGCAAATGGCCTTCGAGGGGCGCATTGATGGAGGGTCGCTCGAACGAAGTGAGAGCGCAATAGAAGGCCATTTGCCCGAGCGCAGCGAGGGGCCGCAGGGAGACGGCCCCCCAGGGCCGAGTACCGGGTAGGGCGTCCAGCCCGTGAAGCCCGGTACGTTCTCCCGCAAGGGCGGCAACGCCGCCCGCGCAGCGCCGTAGGCGCGAAGACGCGTAGCAAGACCGGACAGTTTTCAGAACGCAGACTCGTTGTCGGCAGTGTGCGGGCATGGTCGGCCGGAGCCAGCCCCAGAGCAAGTTGGCATGCGCGCTAAGGTCGGACGGGTGACAGTAGCTACCAGGAGGCGATGTTCCCACGCAAGGAACAAGTGAAGGCACATGGGCATGGGTAACGTCGGTGAGCGATGCACCCCTATCAGCGGGTAGCCGCAAAATCAGCCACGGGCACAAGCCCTTCTCTTGTTTGTAGAAAAGTCGGGCGGCCGTACGAAGGTGCCAAAGTCGCATGACCATTTTTGGAGCTATACGAAGGAACATGAGACCTTCGGAGATTCAATGGACAAGCGGCAACAAGGACGTCACTACCGGCGTGACGCGCTGCTCGCGCTCGCGCGGCTGGGCTACGCAACAACGAGGCAACTCGCCAAGTATCTTCACGGGAGTTGCACCGAGAGTGCGGTGAAGATGACCGGCAGGACGCTTCGCTGGCTCCGTGAAGCGGGACTTGTTGTTACCAAGCGAGATGGCGGCAGCGTTACTGGCGAGTTGCTCGTCGCGGTGAACGCCAAGGGTGCGGCGTGGCTGTCCGAACTGGGCGAGCCGCTTCCTGGTGAAAAGACCCACGCACGGCACTGGCTGCGTCATGCGCACAGTCACCGGACGGTATGCAACAGCGTGTTCGTTGCGCTGACGGTTCAGTCGCCGGAATTGGCGCCTTGGTCGGAACTGGAGGTGCGCGCCAAGATGGCCCCCTTGCATTCCATCACGTACCACTTCGAAGACCAGGAGGTGGGTAAAGTGCCGGACCTCTTGGTAGAGACGCCGGCTGGCCTCGAATGGGTCGAGGTCGAAAACTCGTGGCGCCGCGAGCGCGACCTGGCCAAGATGGTCGCCAGCATGCGGGCCATGTTCCGACAACCGACTGGCTCCCTGACGCGCGTTCACTTCATCGTGGCCACGCCGAGTGCAAAGACCATCGGGCAGCGCCTTCGCCGAAAGCTGACGCATGCTCTCGACTCAGGCCATTCGCGGCAGACGCGCGAATTGGATGCGCGCATTCTGGCTCAGCACATCATCGTCTCCACGCTTGACCATGAGCAGCTCGAACTCACGAGGCTCGAGTTCTGAGTTTGCCAGCCACTACAGCAATTGAACCGGGCGCCATACCTATCGCCCGGTCGTCCCCATCTACGTAGCAGCGGCGAGCGCGGCACCTCGGTCGTCGTTTTCCTCAGGGGCGGCACAGCGCGTTTTTGTCAGTATCAAAACGTCTGAAAACACCTCGACGAAGCCTTGACGCAAAAGGGCTTCGCGTAGCGGTCCATAGGCATCCGCAACGATAAGCGCCTGGTCCGCCAGCAACGCACATAAGACTACATAGCCGGAGAACCAGCCGCGACGACGATAGCGCACCGGCACATAGACATCGTTAATTGCCACTACCCCGTTGAACTCACCGACATCGGGCACCGGCAAATGCGGTGCGTATTCGATTGCGACATGAAAGCCGCGGGCGCTCAGTCGGGTCTCGCGGCCTACCCCTTGCGCCCGAGCCGACTGGACGAACTGGACCGTTTGCAATTCGACGGACGGAATCTGAGGTTTTCTCGGCATCAGGCCGCCCTCCGCCGGAAATCGACCGTGACGATATTGTCCCGACGCATCGAGCCGGAAGCCGGCGGAGCGCTGGATGCCATTGCGGCTATTCCAGCTCCGCAGTCCTCCGCGTCGCGGACCGACTGCTTCACCAGGGCATCCAGGACCGGCAAATGTGCCGGGTTCTCCTCGGGTACCGATGCGGTTTGCTGTTTTGCCCGATAGGCAGCATCCAATGCCTCCGTGACGCTCCTTTGATACCCTGCCGCCACATGGCGAGTGTCCAACTCCTCCTTGTGCATCATCGTGGCGACCTCGGATGCCTTTACGTTGACGTACCGCATGACCATCTGAACGGTCTTGTGACCCGTGATGACCATCAATACCGGCAGGTTGCCCTTGAACTCCAATGCGAAACGCGTTGCCGAGGTATGGCGCAAGTCGTGCATCCCGACGTTTGCCACGCCTGCTTGCTCGCGCGCAACCGCCCAGGCCTTCTTGACCGCCTCATAGGTCGTCGGAAAAACCTTGTCATCAGGCGCTGGTGGCGTGGGCGCATGATTTTTCAGTTGTTCAAGAATATGCAGGGCGCCCGGACCCAGGGGGACCTTCCGAGCCCCTCCCTTGCCGTCAGGTAGTTCAAGCACGCGCTGTTGCCAATTCACATGACACCAGTGCAACAGCATCAAGGGCTCGCATGAGCGCATGGCGGTCTCAAGCATCAGACAGGCGAGCGGTGCGACGTGGGGATTGGAGTATTTCGTCAGTTCGACGGACAGCCTTTGCCATTCTTCGTTCGTGATGACTCGGTCACGGCCGGCATCCATCGCTGGCATGTCCAGTCCAGCGCCTGCGGGATTGCCGCCGGCATGTCGCCATTTCCATACCGCACTGGCGTGCTTGAATAGCCGGCGCAACTCACTGCGCTCGAGATGGATAGTGGCGGCCTTTTTCCCCTCCGCTCGCAGCGCATTGATGAGCGGCTGGATGTGATGCGCCATCACCTCGGCCATCATCATGCTTGCCAGGTGCTTACGCGCCCGTTCGCTCCCCTGGCTGGCCTGACTCTGGCTTTTCCGGTGCTCAGTCAGCGATGCGGGGATGGTACGGGCGGGCTCCTTGTGCAAGGTCACCTGCCAGTAGACACGCTTGCCGTCCTTCATCAGGTCGGCACGTGTCAATTGGACAACCGGCAGCCCCAGAGCGCGGAGATAGCTGTTGATGCGATTGGCATCCTGCCGCGCGCCCTTAAGAAAAGGCAGGCGCTCGCAGGCGTACTTCGAAAAGGCGGCGCCCAGGCTGGTGCGATATGGACCCAGGCCGGACGGTGCTGGGCCGCCGGTCAGTTCGGCCTTGCGCTCCTCCATGTCGCGCCGGGCGCTGGCTTCGGTGTCGAAGCCGGAGCGGTAGAGGTCCTGGCCTGCGACACGCAGCCGGTAGGCCCAGCCGGCGCCTTCGGGGTAGGGCTTAGCCATGGTGCCCTCCATCGAGGACGGCGGCAGACCGGCGGATGCCGGAGGTGGGTGACAGCTGATTCATTGCAACTCCGTAAGTCAGTGGAGTTGCGTATAGCTTCGTCAGAGGGGGATGATTTCCGCCGATGTGCGGAGTGGATGCGCGTCTGAGCGCATTCAAACGCAGTGGGCCACCGGTGATGCTGACAGAGAAACGTCAGAGCACAGCCCAGAAAGCACTTAGCCCAGCGTAAAAACTGGGCTAAGTACTTGAATATATTGGTGGCCTGGGGCGGAATCGAACCACCGACACGCGGATTTTCAATCCGCTGCTCTACCAACTGAGCTACCGGGCCAAGCAAAGAAAGGCAAGTATGACAGGAGTTGTGCCCTGCCGTCAAGCATCTCTGAGCACTTTGATGATCACGGGGCCGGTTCGCCCTTGTTGCGCGAGAGTTCGACA encodes:
- a CDS encoding tyrosine-type recombinase/integrase codes for the protein MAKPYPEGAGWAYRLRVAGQDLYRSGFDTEASARRDMEERKAELTGGPAPSGLGPYRTSLGAAFSKYACERLPFLKGARQDANRINSYLRALGLPVVQLTRADLMKDGKRVYWQVTLHKEPARTIPASLTEHRKSQSQASQGSERARKHLASMMMAEVMAHHIQPLINALRAEGKKAATIHLERSELRRLFKHASAVWKWRHAGGNPAGAGLDMPAMDAGRDRVITNEEWQRLSVELTKYSNPHVAPLACLMLETAMRSCEPLMLLHWCHVNWQQRVLELPDGKGGARKVPLGPGALHILEQLKNHAPTPPAPDDKVFPTTYEAVKKAWAVAREQAGVANVGMHDLRHTSATRFALEFKGNLPVLMVITGHKTVQMVMRYVNVKASEVATMMHKEELDTRHVAAGYQRSVTEALDAAYRAKQQTASVPEENPAHLPVLDALVKQSVRDAEDCGAGIAAMASSAPPASGSMRRDNIVTVDFRRRAA
- the qatB gene encoding Qat anti-phage system associated protein QatB, which gives rise to MGTSTSSSGGKAGSPFDPEWLTPEAAPAGAGDNAPADGDEDGGDQQEPANSGNEAGAGEQAAEGEQATTEAVFAPNRRFADARSKMSAALGGGGRESLRAAARSMVTKGMGGARRAASTMRGTAQGAGALGQFLASARDGSDPRVVDWVNRTRLANLAADDLILELVKEVMPDTGSVDDESLRNAAAEALGLLYELNPDIDILNLTDGQIHDVMAITIANDVCNRMDLQLGQTYERLKHNPQQVQLFRKDVKEYVQSEVRVVMERLGGAGLDPKRLARDVLQSAMEVFAS
- the qatD gene encoding Qat anti-phage system TatD family nuclease QatD produces the protein MDFHCHLDLYPGAREVYREAARRNEFTWLVTTSPKAFAATSRALEPLPSVLITPGLHPEIAHERAAELGLLLEQIEGVDAVGEVGLDGSPRFKAHYEVQRRIFSAVIARCEELGGRTLSIHSRRAVRGILAEFERHPNFGTAVMHWFSGNMAELKAAAAYGCWFSIGPAMFDSANGRALAAAMPRNRVVPESDGPFAKVAGKPVMPWSAFLTAEGLAPLWGISPDEAAETLAENGRELLRLMGRR
- the qatC gene encoding Qat anti-phage system QueC-like protein QatC; its protein translation is MTKVLCTSVDRLPATLEDGERAFTLFKSAKRAGVGTIAQGWRGSLKRKGFAPSPQAWDFVQFCLSVCAADLCCLRNSSADGWTRTIDLTVALHEPLLWEPWKAHAQDMLKVLTGDYWTLHFVEGGVAPPNGKPQPLAHDCICLLSGGLDSLIGGIDLVSEGRRPAFVSQLAHEDSDRQRRYATLLGGGATHMQWSHGISFTGSREPSTRGRSLAFYGFAVVAASKITGQPVQVLVPENGFICVNPPLVPGRVASLSTRTTHPLFIAKLQELLDGLGIGVQLELPYRFKTKGQMLRECADQNLLSTVASNSTSCGRFRTYNRTHCGRCVPCMIRRAAFLAWGPGRDTTNYAYPSLAGSDKSSGPDDPMAAALAVLSVREQGLDRFLGATLAFASSDERNSYRQVLRAGLGELEALLQADGLL
- a CDS encoding KAP family P-loop NTPase fold protein, giving the protein MWSDNETTVDYLNFGVVADACAKLLQQAEGTPISIGVSGGWGAGKTSLVRMIEGRLKLADTPGTNTYVIVTFNPWLYQDFESARGALLQLVGDEVLRLAAKNESLLKKAKRLVKRINLLRLAQLGGEAAATLYTGVPVGSIGRAVLKVSGFLGLGDDTDADEGEEEKTADKKDADALLKPAEPVSLPNEIQAFRDALEELLEELKVTLVVFVDDLDRCLPQTAISTLESIRLLLFLKRSAFVVAADNEFIRGAVRVHFEGTGISGEVATNYFDKLIQVPLHVPRLGTNEAKAYLALLLMERAHADGHFDKAGFDAAKEAIPKRLQTSWKGDAVTSEFLQSLVGLSNTRLLDLMQLAEGLAPLLTQSSVVNANPRLMKRFLNTVYLRSALAAPQGIDLDIPALAKWHLVERCDETLANALAARVTSGSDGRLPVLQEAEAAAADGKALPEPFKDDHPFAREWLQLKPPLGEVDLRPLLHLSRDTATRDFGADNMTDEGRALRDALLTATASNAPLTEAIRAAGAIQAGLAMGKAWQLKAGKRTWRAGEDVVPLVETCKVFPELASQASALLAEAPVAKVGPGIIPTLHSQPWTRPTLDKWETDPSVEQRTKAAIQQAKKGGR